The Vibrio gallaecicus genome contains a region encoding:
- a CDS encoding Flp family type IVb pilin: protein MFTTLFVKTKVALENYKNDEQGVTAIEYGLIAAAVAGVIALSFSGTNGGIAQALTDVFETIRVALGGAVTPP, encoded by the coding sequence ATGTTTACAACGTTATTTGTTAAAACAAAGGTTGCTCTAGAAAACTACAAAAATGATGAGCAAGGTGTAACTGCAATTGAATATGGTTTGATCGCAGCTGCTGTTGCAGGTGTAATTGCTCTTAGTTTTTCTGGAACTAATGGTGGCATTGCGCAAGCATTAACTGATGTCTTCGAAACAATTCGTGTAGCTTTAGGTGGCGCAGTTACCCCACCTTAA
- the choV gene encoding choline ABC transporter ATP-binding protein — MMSQESKVSQEENKPAVDAITITNLDVVFGDKPNKALDLLDQGKTRQEIIDETGQVVGVDNVSLTVQEGEICVLMGLSGSGKSSLLRAVNGLNEISRGQLEIKDGDKQVDLAQCDETTLRHLRTHRVSMVFQKFALMPWLTVLDNVAFGLEMQGVAKDERRAKAREQIEMVGLAEWEKKYPHELSGGMQQRVGLARAFAMDTDILLMDEPFSALDPLIRAQLQDELLLLQSKLNKTILFVSHDLDEALKIGNNIAIMESGKLIQHGKPEEIVLTPKTEYVKDFVAHTNPLNVLKGRSLMQPLQSLKQENDSWKICDSKDLWINQNQGQLSLKGQPELTMVEWNETENDLTAIDNSTLVIASPEIGMRDAIKLKQLSDHPILLVENNQLVGILDNSEFYNALTGNFQLHTAA, encoded by the coding sequence ATGATGTCTCAAGAATCTAAGGTTTCTCAAGAAGAAAATAAACCAGCAGTAGATGCCATTACTATTACCAACCTAGATGTGGTCTTTGGTGACAAACCAAACAAAGCGCTAGACCTGCTTGACCAAGGTAAAACGCGTCAAGAAATTATAGATGAAACCGGCCAAGTCGTTGGGGTAGATAATGTTTCCCTAACAGTACAAGAAGGTGAAATCTGTGTGTTGATGGGCTTATCGGGTTCTGGTAAATCGAGCTTACTGCGTGCTGTTAATGGTTTAAATGAAATAAGCCGTGGCCAATTAGAAATTAAAGATGGCGATAAGCAAGTTGACCTAGCTCAGTGTGATGAAACAACTTTGCGCCACTTGCGTACCCATCGTGTGTCTATGGTTTTCCAAAAATTCGCACTCATGCCCTGGTTGACGGTACTTGATAACGTAGCATTTGGTTTAGAAATGCAAGGGGTCGCAAAAGATGAACGACGTGCTAAAGCTCGTGAACAAATTGAAATGGTTGGCCTTGCTGAATGGGAAAAGAAGTATCCCCATGAACTGTCTGGTGGTATGCAGCAGCGTGTAGGTCTTGCACGAGCCTTTGCTATGGATACCGACATTCTATTAATGGATGAACCTTTCTCAGCCCTTGACCCTTTAATTAGAGCTCAACTCCAAGATGAACTGCTTCTACTACAAAGTAAGTTGAATAAAACCATTCTATTCGTTAGCCATGATCTGGATGAAGCCTTAAAGATTGGCAACAACATTGCCATTATGGAGTCAGGAAAACTGATTCAGCACGGTAAACCTGAAGAGATTGTTCTTACACCGAAGACAGAATACGTAAAAGATTTTGTGGCGCATACTAACCCACTCAACGTATTAAAAGGTCGTTCATTAATGCAACCTTTACAGTCTTTGAAGCAAGAAAATGACAGCTGGAAGATCTGCGATTCTAAAGATTTATGGATTAACCAAAACCAAGGTCAATTGAGTCTTAAAGGTCAACCAGAGCTTACTATGGTTGAATGGAATGAAACTGAAAACGACCTTACTGCGATTGATAATTCAACGCTTGTCATCGCGAGCCCGGAGATTGGTATGCGTGATGCTATTAAACTCAAACAGCTGAGTGATCACCCTATCCTGCTAGTAGAAAACAACCAGTTAGTCGGTATTCTGGATAACAGTGAATTCTACAATGCGTTAACGGGCAATTTTCAGCTACACACAGCAGCTTAA
- a CDS encoding choline ABC transporter substrate-binding protein — MSITKMTLTTLAISSFAFNASASQNLEPQQCENVRFADVGWTDITATTAVTSELLKGMGYKTKTDLLSVPVTYSSMANGDIDVFLGNWMPTMEGDIAKYREAGTVETVKANLEGAKYTLAVPKYVYDAGVKSFDDLVKHADKFKDRIYGIEPGNDGNRLIQSMIDSDAFGLKDFSLVESSEAGMVSQVSRAVRRNQWIVYLGWAPHPMNSNVEMEYLSGGDDFFGPNYGGANVYTNVRENYVSECHNVGQLLKNLTFSLEMENELMEAILNQNVKPEKAAQQWLNKNPQQVEAWLENVKSLQGDAATKAVADYLEQVKA, encoded by the coding sequence ATGTCTATAACGAAGATGACACTTACTACATTAGCAATCAGTTCATTCGCATTTAACGCTTCTGCGAGCCAAAACCTTGAGCCACAACAGTGTGAAAATGTACGCTTTGCAGATGTAGGTTGGACAGATATCACCGCAACAACAGCTGTGACTTCTGAGCTACTAAAAGGCATGGGCTACAAAACAAAAACCGACCTTCTTTCAGTTCCGGTTACTTACTCTTCAATGGCAAACGGCGACATTGATGTTTTCCTTGGCAACTGGATGCCAACTATGGAAGGCGATATCGCTAAGTACCGTGAAGCAGGCACAGTAGAAACCGTAAAAGCTAACCTTGAAGGTGCAAAATACACACTAGCAGTACCAAAGTACGTCTATGACGCTGGCGTAAAAAGCTTTGATGACCTGGTTAAGCATGCAGACAAATTTAAAGACCGCATCTACGGCATTGAACCAGGTAACGATGGCAACCGCTTAATCCAATCAATGATCGACTCTGACGCATTTGGTCTTAAAGACTTCAGCCTTGTTGAATCAAGTGAAGCAGGAATGGTATCTCAAGTTTCACGTGCTGTTCGTCGTAACCAATGGATCGTTTACCTAGGTTGGGCACCGCACCCAATGAACAGCAATGTTGAAATGGAATACCTATCTGGCGGTGATGATTTCTTCGGTCCTAACTATGGCGGCGCTAACGTTTACACAAACGTACGTGAAAACTACGTTTCAGAGTGTCACAACGTAGGTCAACTTCTTAAAAACCTAACGTTCAGCCTAGAAATGGAAAACGAGTTGATGGAAGCCATACTTAACCAAAATGTGAAGCCAGAAAAAGCGGCACAGCAATGGTTGAACAAAAACCCACAACAAGTTGAAGCTTGGTTAGAAAACGTGAAATCACTGCAAGGTGACGCAGCAACAAAAGCAGTAGCTGACTACTTAGAGCAAGTAAAAGCGTAA
- a CDS encoding type II and III secretion system protein family protein: MKSIISFIEKLALFMILASLSHTAFAQRITNIDQGGMITVTVLSDIESVFISDSNIADYQVIDKRKVVVFGKNVGRTSLAVYGGEGKTLASRKLWVNTSFDVVQQQVQMLYPNIEVSITNIGDKVVLSGVVPTEKVKDGINQLVGTYLDKEKQEFKMEWKSDDDDYEIEFMKRFHYNGIVNNIEVAVAKQVNVKLSVAEVSHSFLEEFGIEYGSTGAGTGVFLDQVTSFSASDIVSVITAIGNDTVGQVLAEPNLSVISGESASFLVGGELPVVTVVDGTTNVEYKEFGVRLDLMAKVLSDDQILLSLMPEVSSLDAQYSNETYDLPALKTRRARTTVQLADGKSFVLGGLLSTEDKESLSKVPLVGDIPLLGALFRKTGTERTKTELIIVATVNLVQPIEPALIQLPTMKKTSTLQRFFYVEKGYQTSSEKWASEIMATGGFKL, from the coding sequence ATGAAATCTATTATTTCCTTTATAGAGAAGTTAGCTTTATTCATGATTCTAGCTTCTTTGTCTCATACTGCTTTTGCTCAACGTATAACCAATATTGATCAAGGCGGGATGATCACAGTCACTGTGTTGAGTGATATAGAGTCTGTTTTTATCTCGGATTCCAATATAGCCGACTACCAAGTTATCGATAAACGCAAAGTTGTTGTGTTTGGTAAGAATGTAGGAAGAACTTCTCTCGCAGTATACGGTGGCGAAGGTAAGACATTGGCATCACGAAAATTGTGGGTGAATACTTCTTTTGATGTGGTGCAGCAGCAAGTTCAAATGCTTTACCCGAATATTGAAGTCTCCATTACTAACATTGGAGATAAGGTCGTACTGAGTGGTGTTGTTCCAACAGAAAAAGTAAAAGATGGAATAAACCAATTAGTTGGTACCTACCTAGATAAAGAAAAGCAAGAATTCAAAATGGAATGGAAATCGGATGATGACGATTACGAAATCGAATTCATGAAGCGTTTTCACTACAACGGTATCGTGAACAATATCGAAGTCGCAGTCGCAAAACAGGTCAATGTAAAGTTGTCTGTTGCTGAAGTTTCTCACTCATTTCTTGAAGAATTTGGTATTGAATATGGCAGTACTGGCGCAGGTACGGGCGTATTCTTAGATCAAGTCACTAGTTTTAGTGCTTCCGACATTGTTTCAGTGATCACTGCAATCGGTAATGACACTGTTGGTCAAGTACTCGCAGAGCCAAACCTTTCTGTTATTTCCGGCGAAAGTGCCAGCTTCTTGGTGGGTGGTGAGCTGCCGGTTGTGACCGTTGTAGATGGTACAACAAATGTAGAATATAAAGAGTTTGGTGTACGTTTAGATTTGATGGCAAAAGTGCTGTCTGATGACCAAATTCTATTATCACTGATGCCAGAAGTGAGCTCACTTGATGCTCAGTACAGTAATGAAACCTACGATCTACCTGCTTTAAAAACCCGCCGGGCACGTACTACTGTTCAACTGGCTGATGGTAAAAGTTTTGTGTTAGGCGGTCTATTGAGTACAGAAGATAAAGAATCACTGAGTAAAGTTCCATTAGTCGGTGATATCCCTTTACTCGGTGCATTGTTTCGTAAAACCGGTACTGAAAGAACCAAAACAGAGTTGATTATTGTCGCAACAGTTAACCTAGTTCAGCCTATCGAACCTGCTTTAATTCAACTTCCAACAATGAAAAAAACCTCAACACTGCAACGTTTTTTCTATGTAGAAAAAGGTTACCAAACCAGCTCAGAAAAATGGGCGAGTGAGATTATGGCGACAGGAGGCTTTAAATTATGA
- the choW gene encoding choline ABC transporter permease subunit, with the protein MNFITDNKIPVGQWMEAGVDWLTINAAGFFDAISIFLETIILFLVDVFKWMPPALPIIITAAIAWYLHRKPSLVIFIIAALLTILNLGYWQEMLETFVLVFAATTISVLIGVPVGIMAAHRPWLYTVLRPILDLMQTVPTFVYLIPTLVLFGLGIVPGLISTIIFAIAAPIRLTYLGVTKVPEELIEAGKAFGASRMKLLLKVELPAALPSIMAGVTQCIMLSLSMVVIAALVGADGLGKPVVRALNTVNISQGFEAGLAIVLVAIILDRLCKTPNQKEA; encoded by the coding sequence GTGAATTTTATTACGGACAACAAGATCCCTGTAGGTCAATGGATGGAAGCTGGTGTTGACTGGTTAACAATCAACGCAGCAGGCTTCTTCGATGCCATCTCTATTTTTTTAGAAACCATTATTCTATTTTTAGTCGATGTTTTTAAGTGGATGCCACCCGCTCTACCAATAATAATCACCGCAGCTATTGCGTGGTACTTACACCGCAAGCCTTCATTGGTTATTTTCATCATTGCGGCCTTGTTGACGATTTTAAACCTCGGCTACTGGCAAGAAATGCTGGAAACCTTTGTCCTCGTATTTGCAGCGACAACGATTTCCGTATTAATTGGAGTTCCAGTTGGCATCATGGCAGCGCACCGACCATGGTTGTACACCGTGTTAAGACCCATACTTGATTTAATGCAAACTGTACCAACCTTTGTTTACCTTATTCCAACGCTGGTATTGTTTGGTTTAGGTATTGTACCGGGGCTTATTTCAACCATTATTTTCGCGATTGCCGCACCAATCCGCTTAACTTATCTAGGCGTAACCAAAGTACCAGAAGAGTTGATAGAAGCAGGAAAAGCCTTTGGTGCTAGCCGTATGAAATTACTATTGAAAGTAGAACTTCCAGCGGCTTTACCAAGCATTATGGCTGGCGTAACTCAATGTATTATGTTGTCACTTTCTATGGTTGTTATCGCGGCACTTGTCGGTGCAGACGGCCTTGGTAAACCGGTAGTGCGAGCTTTAAATACTGTAAACATTTCGCAAGGTTTTGAAGCTGGATTAGCCATTGTTCTTGTAGCAATCATTCTTGATCGCTTATGTAAAACTCCAAACCAGAAGGAAGCGTAA
- a CDS encoding prepilin peptidase, protein MLNYLEWLIILAALFIYVSATDVMWRSISNLACLAISSGFFLYVIETGSWLNIVHSVLILGIGIILSQLKLLAGGDTKLFAAYSFAIPSAHLLNTIILILLIGGVVSVIYLLWVKLGKKTNRGVPYGIAISLGSSLGILASI, encoded by the coding sequence ATGTTAAATTATCTTGAGTGGCTAATAATTTTAGCCGCTCTGTTTATTTATGTTAGTGCGACTGATGTGATGTGGAGGTCTATTTCTAATTTAGCCTGCTTAGCTATATCTTCTGGTTTCTTTCTCTACGTTATTGAAACAGGAAGTTGGCTTAATATTGTACATAGCGTGCTGATATTAGGAATTGGTATTATTCTTAGCCAGTTAAAACTATTAGCTGGTGGTGATACCAAGTTATTTGCAGCGTACTCATTTGCGATACCAAGTGCTCACCTACTTAATACCATAATTTTAATCTTGTTAATTGGCGGGGTTGTTAGTGTTATCTATCTGTTATGGGTAAAGCTGGGGAAAAAAACGAATCGCGGCGTGCCTTACGGAATTGCAATTAGTTTAGGCTCATCTTTAGGAATATTAGCTTCCATTTAG
- the betI gene encoding transcriptional regulator BetI: protein MPKVGMPDIRKPQLVKATMAVIDRVGLHAASIALISKEAGVSTGIINHYFGGKHGLLEETMREILRQLSNTITTQLKALPVDAHQQRINAIINGNFEGYQAENQVAKTWLAFWSYSMHDEKLKRLQRVNEKRLLSHLKIELKSMLSPEQAELVAHGIASLIDGIWLRGTLNPEGIDANKAHAIINDYLDKQLTFYASNITSRNS, encoded by the coding sequence ATGCCCAAAGTTGGGATGCCTGACATAAGGAAACCGCAGCTTGTAAAAGCGACAATGGCAGTGATTGATCGCGTTGGGTTACACGCCGCAAGCATCGCTCTGATCAGTAAAGAGGCTGGAGTTTCCACAGGGATAATCAATCACTACTTCGGTGGTAAGCACGGTCTGCTGGAAGAAACCATGCGTGAGATCCTAAGGCAGCTATCTAATACCATCACCACTCAGCTAAAAGCTCTTCCTGTTGACGCTCATCAACAACGTATTAACGCCATCATCAATGGTAATTTCGAGGGGTATCAAGCTGAGAATCAAGTGGCTAAAACTTGGTTAGCGTTTTGGTCTTATTCGATGCATGACGAAAAATTAAAACGTTTACAAAGAGTTAATGAAAAGCGCTTGTTATCTCACCTAAAAATTGAACTGAAATCCATGTTATCTCCTGAGCAAGCTGAATTAGTCGCCCACGGAATTGCATCACTCATTGATGGCATTTGGCTGCGGGGTACGCTTAACCCTGAAGGCATTGATGCCAATAAAGCCCATGCCATCATCAACGATTATCTTGATAAGCAGCTGACTTTTTACGCCAGCAACATAACTAGCCGTAATAGCTGA
- the betA gene encoding choline dehydrogenase — protein MEQRYDYIIVGAGSAGCVLADRLTESGKHSVLLLEAGGTDKSIFIQMPTALSYPMNTEKYAWQFETQQESGLDGRQLHCPRGKVLGGSSSINGMVYVRGHACDYDEWEENGATGWNYQACLPYFRKAETWSKGADQYRGGNGPLGTCNGNDMALNPLYQAFIDAGKDAGYPETKDYNGYQQEGFGPMHMTVDKGVRASTSNAYLRRALKRPNLTLMKGIVARKVLLQTQDSQETKAVGIEFEKSGKVQTVHANKEVISSAGSIGSVQLLQLSGIGPKAVLDAANVEVVHDLPGVGENLQDHLEVYFQYHCKEDITLNSKLGLVSKGIIGAEWILTRKGLGATNHFESCAFIRSRKGLKWPNIQYHFLPAAMRYDGQAAFDGHGFQVHVGPNKPESRGTVAITSADPHAKPKIVFNYISTEQDRQDWRDCIRLTREILSQPAMDKFRGEEIQPGINITSDEAIDEWVKQNVESAYHPSCGCKMGADTDPMAVLDEECRVRGISQLRVVDSSVFPTIPNGNLNAPTIMVAERAADMILGSELLKTEEVPVWIAPEWEENQRISKPIREVDSLT, from the coding sequence ATGGAACAACGCTACGATTATATTATCGTCGGTGCGGGTTCGGCTGGCTGCGTGCTAGCGGATAGGCTAACGGAAAGCGGTAAACACAGCGTCTTATTATTGGAAGCTGGCGGAACAGACAAGAGCATTTTTATTCAAATGCCAACAGCCCTTTCTTACCCAATGAATACTGAAAAGTACGCATGGCAATTTGAAACGCAGCAAGAATCTGGTCTTGATGGAAGACAGCTTCACTGCCCTCGCGGAAAAGTACTGGGTGGCAGTTCTTCAATAAATGGCATGGTTTATGTTCGAGGTCACGCCTGTGACTACGATGAATGGGAGGAAAATGGCGCGACAGGATGGAATTATCAAGCTTGCCTGCCTTACTTCCGTAAAGCCGAAACTTGGAGCAAGGGTGCAGATCAATACCGTGGTGGCAATGGTCCATTAGGGACATGTAACGGTAACGACATGGCGTTAAACCCACTTTATCAAGCATTTATCGATGCGGGTAAAGATGCGGGTTACCCAGAAACCAAAGACTACAATGGTTATCAGCAGGAAGGCTTTGGCCCTATGCATATGACGGTTGATAAAGGCGTTCGAGCTTCAACATCGAATGCGTATCTTCGCCGCGCATTAAAGCGTCCTAACCTAACCCTCATGAAAGGCATCGTAGCAAGAAAGGTTCTGCTTCAAACACAAGATTCCCAAGAGACTAAAGCCGTGGGAATTGAGTTTGAAAAATCAGGCAAAGTGCAAACCGTTCACGCAAATAAAGAAGTCATTTCAAGTGCTGGCTCTATCGGTTCTGTTCAACTTCTTCAACTATCCGGTATTGGTCCAAAAGCCGTGCTCGATGCTGCGAATGTAGAAGTCGTGCATGACCTTCCTGGTGTTGGTGAAAATTTACAAGATCACTTAGAAGTGTATTTCCAATACCACTGTAAAGAGGATATCACTCTAAACAGTAAACTTGGTTTAGTGAGTAAAGGGATAATCGGCGCAGAGTGGATTTTAACGCGCAAAGGTCTTGGGGCAACCAATCACTTTGAGTCTTGTGCGTTCATTCGTTCTCGTAAAGGGCTAAAGTGGCCAAATATCCAATACCACTTCTTGCCAGCGGCGATGCGTTATGACGGTCAAGCTGCTTTTGATGGTCATGGTTTCCAAGTGCATGTTGGACCAAACAAACCAGAAAGCCGAGGCACCGTTGCTATCACTTCTGCTGATCCTCATGCAAAACCAAAAATCGTATTCAATTACATTTCTACCGAACAAGATCGCCAAGACTGGCGTGACTGCATTCGTTTAACACGAGAGATTTTATCTCAACCTGCAATGGACAAATTCCGTGGTGAAGAAATTCAACCGGGAATCAACATCACATCTGATGAAGCGATTGATGAGTGGGTTAAACAAAACGTAGAAAGTGCTTACCACCCTTCTTGCGGCTGCAAAATGGGCGCAGACACCGACCCAATGGCTGTGCTTGATGAAGAGTGCCGTGTTCGTGGAATAAGCCAACTGCGAGTCGTAGATTCTTCTGTTTTCCCTACTATTCCAAACGGAAACCTCAACGCGCCAACCATCATGGTAGCGGAACGAGCAGCCGATATGATTTTAGGCAGTGAGTTATTAAAAACAGAAGAAGTACCAGTATGGATAGCTCCAGAATGGGAAGAAAATCAACGAATCAGTAAACCGATAAGAGAAGTCGATAGCCTGACTTAG
- the cpaB gene encoding Flp pilus assembly protein CpaB — MKKTLTLAIAVLAILFGLYGLAGNLASDKTQVTKEAEKPVEPRIVIWRLNQPVKSSQIVERKHFSVSKLPEGEANSLGVLVDVELNFDKGAVYQADLSAESVFFKESIINPSDDGYVDLTIADNRVPYAIKVTPESVVGGVITHGSMIDILSLSLPSTYSLEASETSSSRKRNMFVTPVLMNVKVLKVDKKAIIGTRNQADTTEVSLILELTRKQVATLTVAKRISEIEVHKSIGEYKKSDLHADAGDVLNNFKSVVEYRAEKVTIN, encoded by the coding sequence ATGAAAAAAACTCTGACCCTGGCTATCGCAGTTTTGGCTATTCTTTTCGGTTTGTATGGCTTAGCTGGTAATTTAGCAAGTGATAAAACACAAGTAACTAAAGAAGCAGAGAAACCAGTAGAACCCCGAATTGTTATTTGGCGTTTGAATCAACCTGTAAAATCTTCCCAAATAGTTGAACGTAAACACTTTTCAGTAAGCAAACTACCTGAAGGTGAAGCGAACTCATTAGGGGTTTTGGTTGATGTAGAGCTGAACTTTGACAAAGGTGCTGTTTACCAGGCTGACTTGAGCGCTGAAAGTGTCTTTTTCAAAGAGTCTATTATCAACCCCTCTGATGATGGTTATGTTGACTTAACAATAGCTGATAACCGCGTGCCTTATGCTATTAAAGTAACGCCAGAATCAGTAGTGGGTGGTGTTATTACCCATGGTTCTATGATTGATATTTTATCGCTTTCTTTACCTTCAACTTATTCTCTGGAAGCTTCCGAAACGTCATCAAGTCGTAAGCGTAATATGTTTGTTACCCCTGTATTAATGAACGTAAAAGTACTTAAAGTAGATAAGAAAGCCATTATTGGTACGCGTAATCAAGCTGATACAACAGAAGTCAGTTTGATTTTAGAACTGACCAGAAAGCAGGTCGCGACATTAACCGTTGCAAAAAGAATTTCAGAAATTGAAGTGCATAAATCAATTGGCGAATATAAAAAATCAGATTTACATGCTGATGCTGGCGATGTCCTGAACAATTTTAAGTCAGTTGTAGAATATCGTGCTGAAAAAGTCACCATTAATTAG
- the betB gene encoding betaine-aldehyde dehydrogenase, producing the protein MEMNSLYIAGKNTQATSGETFSSINPANGEVIATLGQASQQDLELAIESAKQGFAIWSAMAPIERSRILLKAVEILRARNDELAALEVADTGKPLQEAIEVDVASGADVIEYFAGLVPAMQGDQQPLGESQFFYTRREPLGICAGIGAWNYPIQIAMWKSAPALAAGNAMIFKPSEETPLSALKLAEIFTEAGLPDGVFNVVQGDYRVGQMLTAHPDIAKVSFTGETGTGKAVMADSAKTLKSVTMELGGKSPMVVFDDAKLDDAVSAAMVANFYTQGEVCTNGTRVFVHDSIYDQFISQLKTRTEKLIVGQPMDMDTQIGALISKEHLGKVLEAIEQAKQSGATLLTGGYQVTESGLASGNFVVPTVFTDCEDNMPHVQQEIFGPVMSVLKFTDEDEVIRRANDTKYGLAAGIFTQNLARAHRVIHQMQAGICWVNTWGDSPAEMPVGGYKDSGIGRENGPETLLHYTQTKSILIELGDYASPYA; encoded by the coding sequence ATGGAAATGAACTCGTTATACATCGCCGGTAAAAATACTCAGGCAACTTCTGGAGAAACTTTCTCTAGCATTAATCCTGCAAACGGAGAAGTTATTGCAACTCTGGGGCAAGCCTCCCAACAAGATCTTGAGCTCGCTATCGAATCAGCTAAGCAAGGTTTTGCGATTTGGTCAGCAATGGCACCCATCGAACGAAGCCGAATCTTACTGAAAGCAGTAGAGATACTTAGAGCACGAAACGATGAGCTTGCAGCCCTTGAAGTTGCAGACACAGGGAAGCCTTTGCAAGAAGCCATCGAAGTGGATGTTGCATCAGGTGCAGACGTTATCGAATATTTCGCAGGCCTAGTACCTGCAATGCAAGGTGACCAGCAACCTCTAGGTGAGAGCCAATTCTTCTATACTCGACGTGAACCTCTAGGAATTTGTGCTGGCATTGGCGCATGGAACTACCCTATCCAAATTGCAATGTGGAAATCAGCACCAGCTCTGGCAGCTGGTAACGCCATGATTTTCAAACCTTCTGAAGAAACCCCTCTTTCCGCCCTCAAGCTTGCTGAAATATTCACTGAAGCAGGGCTACCTGATGGTGTATTCAATGTAGTTCAAGGTGACTATAGAGTTGGGCAAATGCTGACTGCGCATCCAGACATAGCAAAAGTATCTTTCACAGGTGAAACAGGCACTGGCAAAGCCGTAATGGCAGACAGTGCAAAAACACTTAAGTCAGTGACGATGGAACTTGGTGGAAAATCACCAATGGTCGTTTTTGATGACGCAAAGCTAGACGATGCAGTTTCAGCGGCTATGGTTGCTAACTTCTACACTCAGGGTGAAGTGTGTACCAATGGTACGCGAGTGTTTGTTCATGATTCAATTTATGACCAATTCATAAGCCAACTAAAAACTCGAACTGAAAAACTCATTGTTGGTCAGCCTATGGATATGGACACCCAGATTGGTGCGTTGATATCTAAAGAGCACCTAGGCAAAGTTCTAGAAGCGATTGAGCAAGCAAAACAGTCTGGAGCAACGCTTCTTACTGGTGGCTATCAAGTGACCGAGAGTGGTTTAGCAAGCGGCAACTTTGTTGTACCAACGGTATTCACCGATTGTGAAGACAACATGCCACACGTTCAGCAAGAAATTTTCGGCCCTGTCATGTCGGTACTCAAATTTACTGATGAAGACGAAGTGATCCGCAGAGCGAATGACACCAAATATGGGCTTGCTGCTGGCATATTCACCCAAAACCTCGCGCGCGCGCATCGCGTTATCCACCAAATGCAGGCAGGTATTTGTTGGGTAAATACTTGGGGTGACTCCCCTGCTGAAATGCCAGTAGGAGGATATAAAGATTCAGGTATTGGTCGTGAAAACGGACCAGAGACTCTTCTGCATTATACGCAAACGAAAAGTATTTTAATTGAACTTGGTGATTACGCGAGCCCTTACGCTTAA